The following coding sequences lie in one Cucurbita pepo subsp. pepo cultivar mu-cu-16 chromosome LG13, ASM280686v2, whole genome shotgun sequence genomic window:
- the LOC111808060 gene encoding phosphate transporter PHO1 homolog 9-like isoform X3, translating to MKFGKEFLSQMVPEWQEAYLDYNNLKAILKEVSISRQPKAPDASGKLKRKMSLYRAFSGLTTQRNSPRKQDDAIITNIVHNGSEESYQSMFFMSSDQGGGNEVLFFRELDAEFNKVVRFYKKKVGELTVEAEELSKQMDILVALRIKVEKPDVASNDVDEPVDLAGTAASSTVNSINGRSTGRSRFEITQEVETVEEEMEAKEGNSYSRKRSRGTTQTIQEHRPASLDLLPHVRINIAPETPVSTLKYMVASSKAGLSYKKTELRKSEELMTRALIEFYQKLQVLKGYSFLNILAVSKIVKKYDKITSRRASKVYLEMVDKSPLGSTMEVTRLIERVEAVFIKHFANGNRRKGMDILRRKIRREKHGITFFSGVFFGCAMALVAAIIVVIHLRNIFESTGRSQYMDNIFPLYSLFGFIILHLMMYSGNIYFWRRYRVNYSFMFGFKQGTELSHREVFFLSTGLAVLTLACILSHLDMEVDLKTKRFEAITESIPLALLTVLLLIIFCPFDIIFRSSRFFLIRSAFHLVCTPFYKVTLEDFFLADQLTSQVQAFRSLEFYICYYGWGDFIRRSNTCKENKVFEAFYFVVAIIPYWIRTLQCLRRLIEEKDVMHVFNGLKYFSTVIAVAMRTGNDLNMGMTWRTLAAVSSVIATISGTYWDIVCDWGLLRRNSKNPWLRDKLVISNKSVYFAAIVLNILLRLAWMQSVLGFREAPFIHRQALIAIVAVLEIIRRGIWNFFRLENEHLNNVGKYRAFDSVPLPFDYDEMVR from the exons ATGAAGTTCGGGAAGGAGTTTTTGTCCCAAATGGTGCCGGAATGGCAAGAAGCGTACTTGGATTACAATAATCTGAAAGCAATTTTGAAAGAAGTAAGCATATCTAGGCAGCCAAAAGCTCCGGATGCCTCAGGAAAGCTAAAGAGAAAGATGTCATTGTATAGAGCTTTCAGTGGGCTTACAACGCAGAGGAATTCTCCAAGGAAGCAGGATGATGCAATCATCACAAACATCGTTCATAATGGTTCTGAAGAGAGCTATCAGAGCATGTTCTTTATGTCATCTGACCAAGGAGGTGGAAATGAGGTGCTATTCTTTAGGGAACTTGATGCTGAGTTCAATAAAGTGGTGAGGTTTTACAAGAAGAAAGTGGGGGAGCTGACGGTGGAGGCTGAGGAATTGAGCAAACAGATGGATATTTTGGTTGCTCTAAGGATTAAGGTGGAGAAACCAGATGTTGCTTCCAACGATGTCGATGAACCTGTGGATCTAGCAGGAACTGCAGCCTCCTCAACTGTTAATTCCATCAATGGAAGAAGTACAG GACGGTCGCGCTTCGAAATAACTCAGGAAGTTGAGACGGTAGAGGAGGAGATGGAAGCAAAAGAGGGCAACAGTTACAGCAGGAAGAGGAGTAGGGGAACAACTCAAACCATTCAAGAACACAGGCCAGCCTCATTAGACTTGTTACCCCATGTAAGGATTAATATCGCTCCTGAAACACCAGTATCAACCTTGAAATACATGGTTGCGAGTTCCAAAGCTGGGTTATCATATAAGAAAACGGAGTTGAGGAAGTCAGAAGAATTGATGACTCGGGCCTTGATTGAATTCTACCAAAAGCTTCAAGTTCTAAAAGGTTACAG CTTCTTAAACATATTGGCTGTTTCGAAGATCGTGAAGAAGTATGATAAG ATAACGTCACGTCGAGCATCGAAGGTCTACTTAGAAATGGTGGATAAATCTCCTCTTGGCAGCACTATGGAG GTCACAAGGCTCATAGAAAGAGTGGAGGCTGTTTTCATTAAGCACTTTGCAAATGGAAACCGAAGAAAAGGGATGGACATTCTGAGAAGAAAAATCAGAAGGGAAAAACATGGAATTACGTTTTTCTCTG GGGTTTTCTTCGGCTGTGCCATGGCACTTGTAGCGGCCATTATTGTAGTGATACACCTAAGAAATATCTTTGAGAGCACAGGGCGCAGCCAGTACATGGATAACATATTTCCTCTGTATAG CCTTTTTGGATTCATCATCTTGCACCTGATGATGTACTCTGGAAATATATACTTTTGGAGGCGTTACCGTGTCAATTACTCATTTATGTTTGGCTTCAAGCAAGGGACAGAGTTGAGTCACCGGGAGGTCTTTTTTCTTAGTACCGGTCTTGCTGTGCTCACATTGGCTTGTATTCTCTCACATTTGGACATGGAGGTGGACCTGAAAACCAAAAGATTTGAAGCTATAACCGAGTCAATTCCTCTAGCTCTACTCACT gttcttcttcttataatattttgtcCTTTTGATATCATATTCCGTTCCAGCCGCTTCTTCCTAATTCGTAGTGCATTTCATCTGGTCTGTACACCGTTCTACAAG GTTACACTGGAAGACTTTTTCTTGGCAGATCAGCTTACCAGCCAG GTGCAAGCCTTCAGAAGTTTAGAATTCTATATCTGTTACTACGGGTGGGGCGACTTTATACGAAGATCGAATACATGCAAAGAGAACAAAGTTTTTGAAGCCTTTTACTTTGTTGTTGCAATTATTCCATATTGGATCCGTACTCTTCAG TGCCTCCGGCGCTTGATCGAAGAGAAAGATGTGATGCATGTGTTTAATGGACTGAAGTACTTCTCAACGGTCATTGCAGTTGCTATGAGAACTGGCAATGATTTGAATATGGGGATGACTTGGAGAACCTTGGCTGCTGTTAGTTCTGTTATTGCAACAATTTCAGGCACGTACTGGGATATAGTATGCGATTGGGGTCTTCTGCGACGAAACTCGAAAAATCCATGGTTGAGAGACAAACTAGTGATATCCAACAAAAGTGTTTACTTTGCAGCAATT GTACTGAATATCTTGCTACGACTTGCTTGGATGCAATCCGTATTAGGCTTTAGAGAAGCCCCATTCATCCATAGGCAAGCCTTGATTGCGATTGTCGCCGTGTTGGAGATTATTCGACGAGGAATCTGGAATTTCTTCAG GTTGGAGAATGAGCACCTAAACAATGTGGGGAAATACAGGGCATTCGATTCTGTTCCACTTCCTTTCGATTACGACGAGATGGTGCGATGA
- the LOC111808062 gene encoding phosphate transporter PHO1 homolog 9-like: MKFRKEFMSQMVPEWQEAYLDYSHLKTVLKEVSRARQPEASDGTTRNLKRRVSLYRAFSGLAGPRRSQQMQEDAIHTNIIHTGSEECYQSMLFASSSEQSDEHQVEFFRRLDDEFNKVVGFYKKEVAELMGEAEELSKQIDILIALRIKVEKPDIALEDFNESVSLTGSSTSSASTSTAKSTFPRTAKRSSLEVTQEVEMETREAKSNSRKASGGIAHPTIQKLKLELLSQVRINVQPETPISTLKCMVMSSKSQLSYNKTELRKAEELMKRAFIEFYQKLRVLKGYSFLNKLAVSKIMKKYDKITSRKASKAYLEMVEKSPLGSILEVTGLIERVEAVFIKHFADGNRRRGMDILKRKIKRERQGITFFSGFFFGCSLALVVAIILVIHLRNIFKSQGRGQYMDNIFPLYSLFGFIVLHMLIYSANLYFWRRYHVNYTLMFGFKQGTELGYWEVFFLSSGLAVITMACILSNLDMEADPRTRTFAAITESVPLALLIALLFLIFCPFDILFRPSRFFLVRSAFHLVCAPLYKVSLQDFFLADQLTSQVQAFRSLQFYVCYYGWGDFIRRSNKCFESRIFEAFYFVVAIIPYWIRTLQCLRRLVEEKDVEHVFNGLKYFSTIVAIAMRTGHDLNMGMIWRILAAISSGIATISGTYWDIVQDWGLLQRNSKNPWLRDKLLISNKNVYYVAIGLNILLRLAWMQSVLGFREAPFIHRQALIAIVAVLEIIRRGIWNFFRMENEHLNNVGKFRAFNSVPLPFEFDDNNNKMRTRL; this comes from the exons ATGAAGTTTAGGAAGGAATTTATGTCTCAAATGGTGCCAGAATGGCAAGAGGCATACCTGGATTACAGCCATCTGAAAACAGTGTTGAAAGAAGTCAGCCGGGCGAGACAGCCAGAGGCATCCGATGGGACAACGCGCAACTTGAAGAGAAGGGTCTCTCTGTACAGAGCTTTCAGCGGGCTAGCAGGACCGAGACGCTCTCAACAGATGCAGGAGGATGCTATACATAcaaacataattcatacagGGTCTGAAGAGTGTTACCAGAGCATGCTGTTCGCTTCATCGTCGGAGCAAAGCGATGAACATCAGGTGGAGTTCTTCAGGAGACTTGATGATGAGTTTAATAAAGTGGTGGGGTTTTACAAGAAGGAAGTGGCGGAGCTGATGGGGGAGGCTGAGGAGTTGAGCAAGCAGATAGATATCTTGATTGCGCTGCGGATTAAGGTAGAGAAGCCAGATATTGCTCTTGAAGATTTTAATGAGAGTGTCAGTCTTACAGGTAGTAGTACATCCTCAGCTTCTACTTCTACTGCTAAGTCCACTTTTCCCAGAACTGCAA AACGGTCAAGCTTGGAGGTAACCCAAGAAGTTGAGATGGAAACTAGAGAAGCAAAAAGTAACAGCAGGAAGGCCAGTGGAGGAATAGCTCATCCTACCATTCAAAAACTCAAGTTAGAGTTGTTGTCCCAAGTACGGATTAATGTCCAGCCCGAAACGCCAATATCGACATTAAAATGTATGGTCATGAGTTCCAAATCTCAGTTGTCTTATAACAAGACAGAGTTGAGGAAGGCAGAAGAACTGATGAAACGTGCCTTCATTGAATTCTACCAAAAGCTTCGAGTTCTAAAAGGCTACAG TTTCTTGAATAAACTGGCCGTTTCGAAGAtcatgaagaaatatgataag ATTACATCACGTAAAGCATCGAAGGCCTACCTCGAAATGGTGGAAAAATCTCCTCTTGGCAGCATTCTTGAG GTTACAGGGCTCATAGAAAGGGTGGAGGCTGTTTTCATTAAGCACTTTGCAGATGGAAACCGTAGAAGAGGGATGgacattttgaaaagaaaaatcaaaagggAAAGACAAGGAATTACCTTTTTCTCCG GGTTTTTCTTTGGCTGCTCGCTTGCACTTGTAGTGGCCATCATTCTAGTCATACACCTAAGAAACATCTTCAAGAGTCAAGGGCGTGGGCAGTACATGGATAACATATTTCCTCTCTATAG CCTTTTTGGATTCATTGTCTTGCACATGCTGATATACTCTGCAAATCTATACTTTTGGAGGCGTTACCATGTAAACTACACCCTTATGTTTGGCTTCAAGCAAGGGACGGAGTTGGGTTACTGGGAGGTCTTTTTTCTTAGTTCAGGTCTTGCTGTGATCACAATGGCTTGCATCCTCTCCAATTTGGACATGGAAGCAGACCCCAGAACCCGAACCTTTGCGGCCATAACTGAATCAGTCCCTTTGGCTCTACTCATT GCCcttcttttcttaatattCTGTCCTTTCGACATCCTATTTCGTCCCAGCCGCTTCTTCCTCGTTCGAAGCGCATTTCATTTGGTCTGTGCTCCTTTATACAAG GTTAGCCTCCAAGACTTTTTCTTGGCAGACCAGCTCACTAGCCAG GTTCAAGCGTTCAGAAGTTTACAATTCTACGTCTGCTACTATGGGTGGGGGGATTTCATACGAAGATCAAATAAGTGCTTCGAGAGCAGAATTTTCGAAGCTTTTTACTTTGTTGTTGCAATTATTCCATACTGGATTCGTACTCTTCAG TGCCTTCGACGGTTGGTGGAAGAGAAAGATGTAGAACATGTATTTAATGGACTGAAATACTTCTCAACAATCGTTGCAATTGCAATGAGAACAGGTCATGATTTGAATATGGGGATGATTTGGAGAATTCTAGCGGCAATTAGTTCTGGTATTGCAACAATTTCAGGCACATATTGGGACATAGTTCAAGATTGGGGACTTCTCCAACGAAACTCGAAAAATCCATGGTTGAGAGACAAACTATTGATATCCAACAAAAATGTTTACTATGTAGCAATT GGACTGAATATCTTGCTGAGACTCGCTTGGATGCAATCAGTATTAGGTTTCAGAGAAGCTCCATTTATCCACAGACAAGCCTTGATCGCCATTGTCGCCGTGCTGGAAATCATTCGACGAGGAATCTGGAATTTCTTCAG GATGGAGAATGAACACCTGAACAATGTGGGGAAGTTCAGAGCATTCAACTCTGTGCCATTACCTTTCGAATTCgacgacaacaacaacaaaatgaGAACTCGGCTATGA
- the LOC111808060 gene encoding phosphate transporter PHO1 homolog 9-like isoform X1, translating into MKFGKEFLSQMVPEWQEAYLDYNNLKAILKEVSISRQPKAPDASGKLKRKMSLYRAFSGLTTQRNSPRKQDDAIITNIVHNGSEESYQSMFFMSSDQGGGNEVLFFRELDAEFNKVVRFYKKKVGELTVEAEELSKQMDILVALRIKVEKPDVASNDVDEPVDLAGTAASSTVNSINGRSTDCVLEGRSRFEITQEVETVEEEMEAKEGNSYSRKRSRGTTQTIQEHRPASLDLLPHVRINIAPETPVSTLKYMVASSKAGLSYKKTELRKSEELMTRALIEFYQKLQVLKGYSFLNILAVSKIVKKYDKITSRRASKVYLEMVDKSPLGSTMEVTRLIERVEAVFIKHFANGNRRKGMDILRRKIRREKHGITFFSGVFFGCAMALVAAIIVVIHLRNIFESTGRSQYMDNIFPLYSLFGFIILHLMMYSGNIYFWRRYRVNYSFMFGFKQGTELSHREVFFLSTGLAVLTLACILSHLDMEVDLKTKRFEAITESIPLALLTVLLLIIFCPFDIIFRSSRFFLIRSAFHLVCTPFYKVTLEDFFLADQLTSQVQAFRSLEFYICYYGWGDFIRRSNTCKENKVFEAFYFVVAIIPYWIRTLQCLRRLIEEKDVMHVFNGLKYFSTVIAVAMRTGNDLNMGMTWRTLAAVSSVIATISGTYWDIVCDWGLLRRNSKNPWLRDKLVISNKSVYFAAIVLNILLRLAWMQSVLGFREAPFIHRQALIAIVAVLEIIRRGIWNFFRLENEHLNNVGKYRAFDSVPLPFDYDEMVR; encoded by the exons ATGAAGTTCGGGAAGGAGTTTTTGTCCCAAATGGTGCCGGAATGGCAAGAAGCGTACTTGGATTACAATAATCTGAAAGCAATTTTGAAAGAAGTAAGCATATCTAGGCAGCCAAAAGCTCCGGATGCCTCAGGAAAGCTAAAGAGAAAGATGTCATTGTATAGAGCTTTCAGTGGGCTTACAACGCAGAGGAATTCTCCAAGGAAGCAGGATGATGCAATCATCACAAACATCGTTCATAATGGTTCTGAAGAGAGCTATCAGAGCATGTTCTTTATGTCATCTGACCAAGGAGGTGGAAATGAGGTGCTATTCTTTAGGGAACTTGATGCTGAGTTCAATAAAGTGGTGAGGTTTTACAAGAAGAAAGTGGGGGAGCTGACGGTGGAGGCTGAGGAATTGAGCAAACAGATGGATATTTTGGTTGCTCTAAGGATTAAGGTGGAGAAACCAGATGTTGCTTCCAACGATGTCGATGAACCTGTGGATCTAGCAGGAACTGCAGCCTCCTCAACTGTTAATTCCATCAATGGAAGAAGTACAG ATTGTGTTTTAGAAGGACGGTCGCGCTTCGAAATAACTCAGGAAGTTGAGACGGTAGAGGAGGAGATGGAAGCAAAAGAGGGCAACAGTTACAGCAGGAAGAGGAGTAGGGGAACAACTCAAACCATTCAAGAACACAGGCCAGCCTCATTAGACTTGTTACCCCATGTAAGGATTAATATCGCTCCTGAAACACCAGTATCAACCTTGAAATACATGGTTGCGAGTTCCAAAGCTGGGTTATCATATAAGAAAACGGAGTTGAGGAAGTCAGAAGAATTGATGACTCGGGCCTTGATTGAATTCTACCAAAAGCTTCAAGTTCTAAAAGGTTACAG CTTCTTAAACATATTGGCTGTTTCGAAGATCGTGAAGAAGTATGATAAG ATAACGTCACGTCGAGCATCGAAGGTCTACTTAGAAATGGTGGATAAATCTCCTCTTGGCAGCACTATGGAG GTCACAAGGCTCATAGAAAGAGTGGAGGCTGTTTTCATTAAGCACTTTGCAAATGGAAACCGAAGAAAAGGGATGGACATTCTGAGAAGAAAAATCAGAAGGGAAAAACATGGAATTACGTTTTTCTCTG GGGTTTTCTTCGGCTGTGCCATGGCACTTGTAGCGGCCATTATTGTAGTGATACACCTAAGAAATATCTTTGAGAGCACAGGGCGCAGCCAGTACATGGATAACATATTTCCTCTGTATAG CCTTTTTGGATTCATCATCTTGCACCTGATGATGTACTCTGGAAATATATACTTTTGGAGGCGTTACCGTGTCAATTACTCATTTATGTTTGGCTTCAAGCAAGGGACAGAGTTGAGTCACCGGGAGGTCTTTTTTCTTAGTACCGGTCTTGCTGTGCTCACATTGGCTTGTATTCTCTCACATTTGGACATGGAGGTGGACCTGAAAACCAAAAGATTTGAAGCTATAACCGAGTCAATTCCTCTAGCTCTACTCACT gttcttcttcttataatattttgtcCTTTTGATATCATATTCCGTTCCAGCCGCTTCTTCCTAATTCGTAGTGCATTTCATCTGGTCTGTACACCGTTCTACAAG GTTACACTGGAAGACTTTTTCTTGGCAGATCAGCTTACCAGCCAG GTGCAAGCCTTCAGAAGTTTAGAATTCTATATCTGTTACTACGGGTGGGGCGACTTTATACGAAGATCGAATACATGCAAAGAGAACAAAGTTTTTGAAGCCTTTTACTTTGTTGTTGCAATTATTCCATATTGGATCCGTACTCTTCAG TGCCTCCGGCGCTTGATCGAAGAGAAAGATGTGATGCATGTGTTTAATGGACTGAAGTACTTCTCAACGGTCATTGCAGTTGCTATGAGAACTGGCAATGATTTGAATATGGGGATGACTTGGAGAACCTTGGCTGCTGTTAGTTCTGTTATTGCAACAATTTCAGGCACGTACTGGGATATAGTATGCGATTGGGGTCTTCTGCGACGAAACTCGAAAAATCCATGGTTGAGAGACAAACTAGTGATATCCAACAAAAGTGTTTACTTTGCAGCAATT GTACTGAATATCTTGCTACGACTTGCTTGGATGCAATCCGTATTAGGCTTTAGAGAAGCCCCATTCATCCATAGGCAAGCCTTGATTGCGATTGTCGCCGTGTTGGAGATTATTCGACGAGGAATCTGGAATTTCTTCAG GTTGGAGAATGAGCACCTAAACAATGTGGGGAAATACAGGGCATTCGATTCTGTTCCACTTCCTTTCGATTACGACGAGATGGTGCGATGA
- the LOC111808060 gene encoding phosphate transporter PHO1 homolog 9-like isoform X2, whose product MKFGKEFLSQMVPEWQEAYLDYNNLKAILKEVSISRQPKAPDASGKLKRKMSLYRAFSGLTTQRNSPRKQDDAIITNIVHNGSEESYQSMFFMSSDQGGGNEVLFFRELDAEFNKVVRFYKKKVGELTVEAEELSKQMDILVALRIKVEKPDVASNDVDEPVDLAGTAASSTVNSINGRSTEGRSRFEITQEVETVEEEMEAKEGNSYSRKRSRGTTQTIQEHRPASLDLLPHVRINIAPETPVSTLKYMVASSKAGLSYKKTELRKSEELMTRALIEFYQKLQVLKGYSFLNILAVSKIVKKYDKITSRRASKVYLEMVDKSPLGSTMEVTRLIERVEAVFIKHFANGNRRKGMDILRRKIRREKHGITFFSGVFFGCAMALVAAIIVVIHLRNIFESTGRSQYMDNIFPLYSLFGFIILHLMMYSGNIYFWRRYRVNYSFMFGFKQGTELSHREVFFLSTGLAVLTLACILSHLDMEVDLKTKRFEAITESIPLALLTVLLLIIFCPFDIIFRSSRFFLIRSAFHLVCTPFYKVTLEDFFLADQLTSQVQAFRSLEFYICYYGWGDFIRRSNTCKENKVFEAFYFVVAIIPYWIRTLQCLRRLIEEKDVMHVFNGLKYFSTVIAVAMRTGNDLNMGMTWRTLAAVSSVIATISGTYWDIVCDWGLLRRNSKNPWLRDKLVISNKSVYFAAIVLNILLRLAWMQSVLGFREAPFIHRQALIAIVAVLEIIRRGIWNFFRLENEHLNNVGKYRAFDSVPLPFDYDEMVR is encoded by the exons ATGAAGTTCGGGAAGGAGTTTTTGTCCCAAATGGTGCCGGAATGGCAAGAAGCGTACTTGGATTACAATAATCTGAAAGCAATTTTGAAAGAAGTAAGCATATCTAGGCAGCCAAAAGCTCCGGATGCCTCAGGAAAGCTAAAGAGAAAGATGTCATTGTATAGAGCTTTCAGTGGGCTTACAACGCAGAGGAATTCTCCAAGGAAGCAGGATGATGCAATCATCACAAACATCGTTCATAATGGTTCTGAAGAGAGCTATCAGAGCATGTTCTTTATGTCATCTGACCAAGGAGGTGGAAATGAGGTGCTATTCTTTAGGGAACTTGATGCTGAGTTCAATAAAGTGGTGAGGTTTTACAAGAAGAAAGTGGGGGAGCTGACGGTGGAGGCTGAGGAATTGAGCAAACAGATGGATATTTTGGTTGCTCTAAGGATTAAGGTGGAGAAACCAGATGTTGCTTCCAACGATGTCGATGAACCTGTGGATCTAGCAGGAACTGCAGCCTCCTCAACTGTTAATTCCATCAATGGAAGAAGTACAG AAGGACGGTCGCGCTTCGAAATAACTCAGGAAGTTGAGACGGTAGAGGAGGAGATGGAAGCAAAAGAGGGCAACAGTTACAGCAGGAAGAGGAGTAGGGGAACAACTCAAACCATTCAAGAACACAGGCCAGCCTCATTAGACTTGTTACCCCATGTAAGGATTAATATCGCTCCTGAAACACCAGTATCAACCTTGAAATACATGGTTGCGAGTTCCAAAGCTGGGTTATCATATAAGAAAACGGAGTTGAGGAAGTCAGAAGAATTGATGACTCGGGCCTTGATTGAATTCTACCAAAAGCTTCAAGTTCTAAAAGGTTACAG CTTCTTAAACATATTGGCTGTTTCGAAGATCGTGAAGAAGTATGATAAG ATAACGTCACGTCGAGCATCGAAGGTCTACTTAGAAATGGTGGATAAATCTCCTCTTGGCAGCACTATGGAG GTCACAAGGCTCATAGAAAGAGTGGAGGCTGTTTTCATTAAGCACTTTGCAAATGGAAACCGAAGAAAAGGGATGGACATTCTGAGAAGAAAAATCAGAAGGGAAAAACATGGAATTACGTTTTTCTCTG GGGTTTTCTTCGGCTGTGCCATGGCACTTGTAGCGGCCATTATTGTAGTGATACACCTAAGAAATATCTTTGAGAGCACAGGGCGCAGCCAGTACATGGATAACATATTTCCTCTGTATAG CCTTTTTGGATTCATCATCTTGCACCTGATGATGTACTCTGGAAATATATACTTTTGGAGGCGTTACCGTGTCAATTACTCATTTATGTTTGGCTTCAAGCAAGGGACAGAGTTGAGTCACCGGGAGGTCTTTTTTCTTAGTACCGGTCTTGCTGTGCTCACATTGGCTTGTATTCTCTCACATTTGGACATGGAGGTGGACCTGAAAACCAAAAGATTTGAAGCTATAACCGAGTCAATTCCTCTAGCTCTACTCACT gttcttcttcttataatattttgtcCTTTTGATATCATATTCCGTTCCAGCCGCTTCTTCCTAATTCGTAGTGCATTTCATCTGGTCTGTACACCGTTCTACAAG GTTACACTGGAAGACTTTTTCTTGGCAGATCAGCTTACCAGCCAG GTGCAAGCCTTCAGAAGTTTAGAATTCTATATCTGTTACTACGGGTGGGGCGACTTTATACGAAGATCGAATACATGCAAAGAGAACAAAGTTTTTGAAGCCTTTTACTTTGTTGTTGCAATTATTCCATATTGGATCCGTACTCTTCAG TGCCTCCGGCGCTTGATCGAAGAGAAAGATGTGATGCATGTGTTTAATGGACTGAAGTACTTCTCAACGGTCATTGCAGTTGCTATGAGAACTGGCAATGATTTGAATATGGGGATGACTTGGAGAACCTTGGCTGCTGTTAGTTCTGTTATTGCAACAATTTCAGGCACGTACTGGGATATAGTATGCGATTGGGGTCTTCTGCGACGAAACTCGAAAAATCCATGGTTGAGAGACAAACTAGTGATATCCAACAAAAGTGTTTACTTTGCAGCAATT GTACTGAATATCTTGCTACGACTTGCTTGGATGCAATCCGTATTAGGCTTTAGAGAAGCCCCATTCATCCATAGGCAAGCCTTGATTGCGATTGTCGCCGTGTTGGAGATTATTCGACGAGGAATCTGGAATTTCTTCAG GTTGGAGAATGAGCACCTAAACAATGTGGGGAAATACAGGGCATTCGATTCTGTTCCACTTCCTTTCGATTACGACGAGATGGTGCGATGA